The following proteins are encoded in a genomic region of Alphaproteobacteria bacterium:
- a CDS encoding IS256 family transposase, with the protein MSKRKPIPSLSASEQEILALLQSGKGLQEALAPMVKRVMEAALEGELAAHLESEENSPGNRRNGHTKKRIKSSSGAFDLITPRDRDGSFEPQLVKKRQTVLTDDLDQKILNLYANGMSYSDIRSNLEEIYQVEISSAAITQITDRLLPELDEWRHRPLESVYPLLYLDAVHFKVREEGKVVPKAIYSLLGVTSEGKKDILGLYINDTEGAHFWAGVLASLKERGVKDILIACVDGLTGFQEAIHSLFPKTEVQLCIIHQIRNSMRYIATKDQKVFMSDLKRIYQATSKEQAEYALSELDEKWGKKYPVVLRSWQNNWDALSNFFKYDNHIRKIIYTTNAVEGLHRMIRKYTKTKAAFTSENALLKLVYCAYQKILLKWTMPVANWAIIVSQLNCHFNGRIKLNIA; encoded by the coding sequence ATGTCAAAAAGAAAACCAATACCATCATTATCTGCATCAGAACAAGAGATACTTGCTTTACTTCAATCAGGCAAAGGTCTCCAAGAAGCCTTGGCCCCTATGGTCAAACGCGTCATGGAAGCTGCTCTTGAAGGGGAGTTAGCTGCCCACCTTGAATCCGAAGAGAATAGCCCAGGTAACAGACGCAATGGCCATACAAAGAAACGTATCAAAAGCAGTTCTGGGGCTTTTGATCTCATTACTCCCAGAGACCGTGACGGCTCGTTTGAGCCCCAGCTTGTGAAGAAACGACAGACGGTTCTTACTGATGACCTCGATCAGAAAATACTCAACCTCTATGCTAATGGCATGAGTTATTCTGATATACGCTCTAATCTTGAGGAAATCTACCAGGTGGAAATATCGTCCGCTGCTATCACTCAAATTACTGACCGGTTGCTCCCAGAATTGGACGAATGGCGCCATCGCCCACTCGAATCCGTCTACCCTCTGCTATACCTTGATGCTGTCCATTTTAAGGTTCGAGAAGAGGGAAAAGTTGTCCCTAAGGCGATCTATTCTCTACTAGGGGTAACTTCAGAAGGAAAAAAGGATATCCTGGGATTATACATCAATGACACCGAAGGTGCCCACTTCTGGGCTGGTGTACTTGCTAGCCTTAAAGAGAGGGGTGTCAAAGATATCTTAATTGCATGCGTCGATGGTTTAACCGGCTTCCAAGAAGCCATCCACTCCCTATTCCCCAAAACAGAAGTGCAGCTCTGTATTATCCATCAAATCCGCAACTCTATGCGCTATATTGCAACCAAGGATCAGAAGGTATTTATGAGCGACCTTAAGCGCATCTACCAGGCGACATCTAAAGAGCAAGCTGAATACGCACTCAGCGAACTCGATGAAAAATGGGGTAAAAAATATCCCGTTGTCCTGCGCTCTTGGCAAAATAATTGGGACGCATTATCCAACTTCTTCAAATATGATAACCATATCCGAAAAATCATCTACACCACAAATGCTGTAGAGGGATTACATCGGATGATACGCAAATATACCAAAACTAAAGCTGCTTTTACTTCTGAAAATGCATTGCTCAAATTGGTCTATTGTGCCTATCAGAAGATTCTGCTAAAGTGGACCATGCCAGTCGCTAATTGGGCTATTATCGTTTCTCAGCTCAATTGCCACTTTAATGGCAGAATCAAGCTTAACATTGCTTGA
- a CDS encoding DUF1488 family protein gives MTLSFLETHDDGRYIPSSRSVCFHADDGDRHVLFQVSEEALRELNKLRGSPLTVSFDGSGYEEAFRLNKEQLHRIANEKYRESGIMTNNEENVTDILITSKDIT, from the coding sequence ATGACACTTAGCTTCTTGGAAACACATGATGATGGCAGATATATTCCTAGTTCTCGATCAGTATGTTTCCATGCCGATGATGGAGATAGACATGTGCTTTTTCAAGTATCTGAGGAGGCATTGAGAGAATTGAATAAGCTAAGGGGTTCGCCATTGACAGTTAGCTTTGATGGTAGTGGTTATGAGGAAGCCTTTAGGCTTAACAAAGAACAGCTTCATAGGATCGCAAATGAGAAGTATAGAGAATCAGGTATCATGACCAATAATGAAGAGAATGTTACTGACATTTTGATCACTTCGAAAGATATTACGTAA
- a CDS encoding dephospho-CoA kinase has product MQIIGLTGSIAVGKSTVVELLQHKHIPVFDADKTVHQLYAKGGKAVAFVAALVPTSLCDGAIDRAIVSQAILKDPTLLRKIERIVHPLVQLEKKRFLQWARRTHQSLVVLDIPLLLEKNTPGAYDQIVVVTCPTAIQEERAMRRKGMTPEKFKSIRTQQLSESEKIKRATYVIDTASTKANTAHQVEAMLKQFLEHPSTKRVVLRRKRNKKPLD; this is encoded by the coding sequence ATGCAGATCATTGGATTAACGGGTTCCATAGCGGTTGGTAAAAGCACGGTAGTGGAGTTGCTGCAGCACAAGCATATCCCGGTGTTTGATGCCGATAAAACCGTGCACCAGCTCTATGCTAAAGGAGGAAAGGCGGTAGCGTTTGTGGCGGCCTTAGTACCGACATCATTGTGCGATGGGGCGATTGACCGTGCTATTGTTAGCCAGGCGATCCTTAAAGATCCTACCTTATTGCGCAAAATTGAGCGGATTGTGCACCCCTTGGTGCAACTTGAAAAAAAACGGTTCCTGCAATGGGCACGTCGTACCCATCAGTCTCTCGTGGTTCTCGATATTCCCTTATTGCTTGAAAAAAACACCCCCGGGGCCTATGACCAGATTGTGGTCGTAACCTGTCCAACCGCTATTCAGGAAGAACGGGCCATGCGCCGCAAGGGCATGACACCAGAGAAATTTAAATCGATCCGTACCCAACAATTATCGGAATCCGAAAAGATAAAACGGGCCACCTATGTTATCGATACAGCCTCGACTAAAGCCAACACCGCGCACCAGGTGGAGGCGATGCTGAAGCAGTTTTTAGAGCATCCTTCGACAAAAAGAGTGGTCCTGAGACGAAAAAGGAATAAAAAGCCTCTTGATTAG
- a CDS encoding LysM peptidoglycan-binding domain-containing protein, with amino-acid sequence MTNATLSSWNDLIDLLISFEGFETKTAYDMYGIPTLGHGFALIILAQKNPAIWQIRSDINLRFGEAGMPLLNQAGLNVLLACAADLTAGKKNIRDLTPIGITITRQQARVLVESHVRELAAQVSSRLTNAWDTLGWAKRGGLLQWLYVRGIGALTQELQNEWRQGHFFKVADDIVKNSPKVIASRSKLAANLIAYGSFDRHGFYSVRPGDTLGSIAAHLRLTQQALLDANGALKVNPHKLSIGQELKLPVVA; translated from the coding sequence ATGACTAATGCTACACTTTCGAGTTGGAATGATTTAATTGATCTGTTGATCAGTTTTGAAGGATTTGAAACAAAAACGGCATATGATATGTATGGTATTCCTACCCTCGGCCATGGGTTTGCTTTGATTATTCTGGCACAGAAAAATCCGGCAATCTGGCAGATACGTTCGGATATTAACCTCCGTTTTGGTGAGGCAGGGATGCCGTTGTTGAATCAAGCAGGGCTTAATGTGTTGCTTGCCTGCGCTGCGGATCTAACGGCTGGTAAAAAAAATATCCGCGACCTTACTCCCATCGGCATAACAATCACCCGCCAGCAGGCAAGGGTCCTGGTTGAGTCGCATGTGCGCGAATTGGCTGCACAGGTAAGTTCCCGTTTAACCAATGCCTGGGACACGTTGGGTTGGGCCAAACGGGGAGGGTTGCTGCAATGGCTTTATGTACGTGGCATTGGCGCTTTGACCCAGGAATTGCAGAATGAATGGCGGCAGGGACACTTTTTTAAAGTGGCTGACGATATTGTCAAAAACTCACCGAAGGTGATTGCTTCGCGCAGCAAGCTGGCGGCTAATTTAATTGCTTACGGATCCTTTGACCGGCACGGTTTTTATTCAGTCAGACCCGGTGATACGCTGGGTTCTATTGCGGCACATTTGCGGCTTACACAGCAAGCGCTCCTGGATGCAAACGGCGCTTTAAAAGTCAATCCCCATAAACTTTCCATTGGCCAGGAACTTAAATTGCCGGTAGTGGCGTGA
- a CDS encoding ankyrin repeat domain-containing protein, giving the protein MKNTQYNPKQLAHFNRIPAPGKAFDYVILVGPDNPGAAAHELSLKFFIKLLEEHPDTSYCVMGNGHNKVSQQELSTHLKSKINSNTFMFLLAHGDAVDSTIHTCDFLEEDNQTLSLVNSLRNLAEPEHVSSTRPLQLGITSCFGGTLLKQSETIPTDIALIIYSDADYITRENERIEFAISDLRNNIWKESAISIASCLESISFYLKPSSHPTQPIHYRSQPVSRYLANNNDIEQFFRNNIKGFLETCKNHPWFAILPKETYNDIEDNIRSATSSVKATESHYFDLIKIYADRSIVEGVIGTAESAKLSERKQASNKESRTNLWKFFSRTNRTKSPDLIELYSQYNYVRYALHTAIVQRKSHAFYPFAEKILAVQETLKSSSKKELEKAEKQSTYRQKQIDGWITTNHVSTAIGFSPDFATDLINYGFPLTEIDAEGNNCLHTAVICRQTALMELILQHAPALALVANKNGDLPLDIAVIIGYLDGTKTLLGLSQDPKKIKNCANSARRFSESCRLNQFFSLLRKDDVKQLQPKARLLYYAWNGDQKAYEKLLEEYPRLDNYKAGEITPLHLAVIQRNHDMVGFLQAHHPLQQTIGDGLSFLPLFYCLQHTDTAMFGSLLASYPGNIWEINQRQENNNLFFSLAKQRDPRFLEVYFQSPECLKRIFETDTVSGIKQIELLALFGHSAVLRSLFSSMNEAQIEQLQHTQPSLHLPLLYATWKGDKAQVETALTNSPAIKSTQKLLLHLAVLTQNDAMVALLRKETTFHTIHDAQGYTPLHTAITLGDVRRITNLVRNGSDPNAQTTDGKPPLHLAIDHLMETRCKQMVSKLLENGAHPDQTYNGISAAEYAQSNGKADVAGILLKSIQERDANNHQQSGDPSSKFRTLSRAGTPI; this is encoded by the coding sequence ATGAAAAACACTCAATACAACCCAAAACAATTAGCTCACTTTAACCGTATTCCTGCACCAGGCAAGGCATTTGACTATGTCATACTGGTAGGACCTGATAATCCTGGGGCAGCTGCTCATGAATTAAGCCTTAAATTTTTTATAAAACTTCTCGAAGAACATCCAGATACTTCTTACTGTGTCATGGGAAATGGCCATAACAAAGTTTCACAACAAGAACTATCCACGCATTTAAAAAGTAAAATTAATTCCAACACGTTTATGTTTCTATTGGCACACGGAGATGCCGTTGACTCCACTATTCATACCTGTGATTTTTTAGAAGAGGATAATCAAACACTTTCTCTCGTAAACAGTTTGCGTAATTTAGCTGAACCTGAACACGTATCTTCCACTCGACCACTTCAATTGGGTATCACGTCATGCTTTGGAGGAACTTTATTAAAACAGTCAGAAACCATTCCTACCGATATTGCCTTGATTATTTATAGTGATGCCGATTATATCACGCGCGAAAATGAACGCATAGAATTTGCCATTAGCGATTTGCGCAATAATATTTGGAAAGAATCAGCGATCTCTATTGCATCCTGCCTTGAATCAATCAGTTTCTATTTAAAACCCTCCTCGCATCCTACTCAACCGATCCATTACCGTTCACAGCCAGTTTCACGGTATCTTGCTAATAACAACGATATAGAACAATTTTTCCGGAACAATATCAAAGGGTTTTTGGAGACATGCAAGAACCATCCATGGTTTGCAATACTACCAAAAGAAACGTATAACGATATAGAAGACAACATCCGCTCAGCCACGTCATCAGTAAAGGCTACGGAATCACATTATTTTGATTTAATAAAAATTTATGCCGATAGAAGTATCGTAGAAGGGGTCATTGGCACAGCTGAGTCGGCTAAATTATCTGAAAGAAAACAAGCCTCGAATAAGGAATCGCGGACCAATCTATGGAAGTTCTTTTCACGAACAAACCGAACCAAATCACCAGATCTGATTGAACTTTATTCCCAATATAATTATGTAAGATATGCACTGCACACAGCCATTGTACAACGAAAAAGTCACGCATTTTACCCCTTTGCTGAAAAGATACTGGCCGTACAGGAAACACTAAAATCGTCTTCAAAGAAGGAGTTAGAGAAGGCTGAGAAACAATCGACGTATCGCCAAAAACAGATTGACGGCTGGATAACAACAAACCATGTGTCCACAGCCATAGGGTTTAGCCCTGATTTTGCCACGGATTTAATTAATTATGGCTTTCCACTTACCGAAATCGATGCCGAGGGAAATAACTGCCTGCATACGGCAGTTATTTGTCGTCAAACAGCACTCATGGAGCTTATTCTTCAACACGCTCCTGCACTTGCATTGGTCGCAAATAAAAACGGTGACTTACCCCTGGATATTGCTGTTATTATTGGCTATTTGGATGGAACTAAAACGCTTTTGGGGTTAAGCCAGGACCCAAAAAAAATAAAAAATTGTGCAAACAGTGCACGCCGTTTCAGCGAATCCTGCCGCTTGAATCAATTCTTTTCCCTATTGCGCAAGGATGACGTTAAACAACTCCAACCTAAAGCAAGATTGCTTTATTACGCCTGGAATGGAGATCAAAAAGCCTATGAAAAACTGTTAGAGGAATACCCGCGTCTAGATAATTACAAGGCTGGTGAAATAACCCCTTTGCATTTGGCCGTTATTCAACGTAACCATGATATGGTCGGCTTCTTGCAAGCCCACCACCCTTTACAGCAGACAATAGGTGATGGATTAAGCTTTCTTCCGCTTTTCTATTGTTTGCAACATACGGATACAGCAATGTTTGGGTCATTATTGGCCTCCTATCCTGGAAATATCTGGGAGATTAACCAACGCCAAGAGAACAATAACCTCTTTTTTTCTTTGGCAAAACAAAGGGATCCACGGTTCCTTGAGGTCTATTTCCAATCTCCCGAATGCCTAAAAAGAATATTTGAAACCGACACCGTTTCAGGTATCAAACAGATCGAACTACTTGCGCTTTTCGGTCATAGCGCGGTTTTAAGATCCCTGTTTTCATCCATGAACGAAGCACAGATTGAACAATTACAGCACACTCAGCCATCTTTGCATTTACCTCTACTGTATGCAACGTGGAAAGGGGATAAAGCACAGGTTGAAACAGCACTCACGAACAGTCCAGCCATTAAGTCAACGCAGAAACTTCTGCTGCATCTAGCTGTGTTGACTCAAAATGATGCAATGGTCGCGTTGTTGCGTAAGGAAACAACCTTCCATACCATCCATGATGCCCAGGGATATACGCCACTTCATACTGCAATCACATTGGGCGATGTGCGCCGCATAACCAATCTGGTAAGAAATGGTTCAGACCCTAATGCACAAACAACAGATGGAAAACCGCCTCTGCATTTGGCTATCGATCACTTAATGGAGACAAGATGCAAACAAATGGTGAGCAAACTGCTAGAAAATGGTGCCCATCCCGATCAAACGTATAATGGAATAAGTGCTGCTGAATACGCACAATCAAATGGCAAAGCTGATGTCGCCGGTATCCTCTTGAAATCAATTCAGGAACGAGATGCCAACAACCATCAACAAAGTGGCGATCCTTCTTCTAAATTTAGGACTCTCTCTCGTGCTGGCACACCAATTTGA
- the ruvB gene encoding Holliday junction branch migration DNA helicase RuvB, which translates to MREQEERLIAPAAQVDDRVDRALRPQMLVDFIGQAQSRQNLEIFIKAARSREEPLDHVLFYGPPGLGKTTLAHIIAREMGVNFKTTSGPLLTKAGDLAALLTNLQPNDVLFIDEIHRLHAAIEEVLYPAMEDFTLDLIIGEGPGARTVRIDLPPFTLVGATTRLGLISNPLRDRFGIPLRMEFYNTDELCIIVKRGAAKLNCPISEDGALEIAKRSRGTPRIAIRLLRRLRDFAAVEDQATITAHMADKGLRLLEVDAAGLDSADHRYLRFIAENYQGGPVGAETIAAGLSEQRDTIEDTIEPYLLQIGFLQRTPRGRMLTPKAFHHIGLVAPQRAPEFNFEDLST; encoded by the coding sequence ATGCGTGAACAGGAAGAACGTTTAATTGCACCAGCAGCGCAAGTGGATGATCGGGTGGATCGGGCGTTGCGTCCGCAGATGCTGGTGGATTTTATCGGCCAGGCACAGTCGCGGCAAAATCTGGAAATTTTTATCAAAGCCGCGCGCAGCCGGGAAGAGCCGCTCGACCATGTATTGTTTTATGGACCTCCAGGTTTAGGTAAAACCACACTGGCGCATATTATCGCCCGTGAAATGGGGGTGAATTTCAAAACTACCTCTGGGCCATTGCTTACCAAAGCAGGCGATTTAGCAGCGTTGTTGACCAACCTCCAACCTAATGATGTGTTATTCATCGATGAAATCCACCGCTTACATGCCGCCATTGAAGAAGTGCTCTACCCGGCGATGGAAGATTTTACGCTCGATTTGATTATCGGCGAGGGGCCGGGGGCACGGACGGTGCGAATTGATTTGCCTCCATTCACCTTGGTGGGGGCAACTACACGCCTTGGCTTAATCAGCAATCCACTGCGCGACCGTTTTGGCATACCGCTGCGGATGGAATTTTATAATACAGATGAGCTCTGCATCATTGTTAAACGTGGTGCCGCTAAACTGAACTGCCCCATCAGTGAAGATGGCGCATTGGAAATTGCCAAACGCTCACGCGGTACGCCACGTATTGCCATTCGTTTGCTGCGTCGGCTGCGCGATTTTGCCGCCGTTGAAGACCAAGCCACCATTACCGCACACATGGCTGATAAAGGATTACGTTTATTAGAAGTCGATGCGGCGGGCCTTGACAGCGCCGACCATCGTTATTTACGCTTTATTGCTGAAAATTATCAAGGTGGGCCAGTAGGGGCCGAAACCATCGCCGCTGGGTTATCTGAACAGCGCGATACGATTGAAGATACGATTGAGCCTTATTTATTACAGATTGGCTTTCTGCAGCGCACGCCACGTGGTAGAATGCTGACGCCCAAAGCGTTCCATCATATTGGACTTGTGGCACCGCAACGTGCACCGGAGTTTAATTTTGAGGATCTGTCCACGTAA
- the ruvA gene encoding Holliday junction branch migration protein RuvA: protein MIGKLRGLIDSVGEDSVVIDVGGVGYVAFCSANTLRRVPHNGEVILWIETHVREDHIHLYGFIDQREREWFRVLTTVQGVGSRTALALLGVLTADDITHALLTQDKTPFTRASGVGPKLAERIVTELKNKAMVATEGGFAAVSGPSPSAAVGTAVGIASSTAPSKTSKTGKRGAEAAASALPAESMANTVAAISRDALSALTNLGYGRQEAYLAIQRVLVDSDTHALSLSDVIRLGLKELVNA, encoded by the coding sequence ATGATTGGTAAATTACGTGGGCTTATAGATTCAGTAGGCGAAGATTCGGTGGTCATTGATGTGGGGGGGGTGGGCTATGTCGCCTTCTGTTCGGCCAACACGTTACGCCGCGTGCCACACAATGGCGAAGTGATTTTATGGATTGAAACCCATGTGCGCGAAGACCATATTCACCTCTATGGATTTATTGATCAGCGCGAGCGTGAATGGTTTCGGGTTTTAACGACAGTGCAAGGTGTCGGCAGCCGAACGGCCCTGGCACTTTTAGGTGTGCTGACTGCCGATGATATTACCCATGCCTTGCTTACGCAGGATAAAACACCCTTTACCCGTGCAAGCGGTGTGGGGCCAAAACTGGCAGAACGGATTGTTACTGAACTTAAAAATAAAGCGATGGTGGCTACTGAGGGTGGCTTTGCTGCCGTATCTGGCCCATCACCATCAGCCGCAGTTGGAACAGCCGTGGGAATCGCTTCCTCAACAGCGCCCTCTAAAACCAGTAAAACCGGTAAAAGAGGAGCAGAAGCTGCTGCATCAGCCTTGCCAGCAGAATCCATGGCAAATACCGTTGCCGCTATTTCACGCGATGCGTTATCGGCGCTTACCAATTTGGGTTATGGCAGACAGGAGGCTTACTTAGCCATTCAGCGTGTGCTGGTGGATAGTGACACTCACGCTTTGTCGTTGTCGGATGTGATACGTTTAGGATTAAAGGAATTAGTCAATGCGTGA
- the ruvC gene encoding crossover junction endodeoxyribonuclease RuvC — protein sequence MIILGIDPGLGTSGWGVIESIGQRLRYIGCGAIRTNAKEPLAQRLQYLHEQLQTIILTYQPHESALEETFVNKNALSSLKLGHARGVLMLTAAKAGLPVAEYAATTVKKSVVGVGRAEKSQVMMMVKQLLPQATFDSEDAADALAVAVCHAHIGNTHRKWESV from the coding sequence ATGATTATCTTAGGTATTGATCCAGGGCTTGGCACGAGTGGCTGGGGAGTGATCGAATCGATCGGTCAACGTTTACGCTATATTGGTTGTGGGGCAATCCGTACCAATGCTAAAGAGCCGCTTGCTCAGCGTTTACAGTACTTGCACGAGCAGCTGCAAACGATTATCCTTACCTATCAGCCGCATGAAAGTGCGCTTGAAGAAACCTTCGTCAATAAAAATGCCTTATCATCCTTAAAACTCGGCCATGCCCGTGGGGTTTTAATGCTCACAGCAGCAAAGGCGGGTTTGCCAGTGGCGGAATATGCGGCGACCACGGTAAAGAAATCGGTGGTCGGCGTAGGACGCGCTGAAAAGTCGCAGGTGATGATGATGGTCAAACAATTATTGCCGCAGGCAACCTTCGATAGCGAAGATGCGGCAGATGCATTAGCGGTTGCTGTATGCCATGCGCATATTGGCAACACACATCGTAAATGGGAGTCGGTATGA
- a CDS encoding shikimate dehydrogenase, translating to MTITGQALIAGVIGHPIAHSLSPCIHNYWLEQYHISGAYIPIEAKPEHLEQVVKGFAHMSNMRGMNVTIPHKESVMLFAHEIDSLAKRIGAANTLVFDNGKIRATNTDAYGFMAHLQSSVSTQPWVGNKAVVIGAGGAARAICVALQDAGVADIVLVNRTLANAEKIQMDLGEPITVAPWEQRHDLLSGAGLLVNTSSLGMQGKDPLDIDIGALSATAIVYDIVYKPLETNLLKQARLRGNPVVDGLGMLLHQAVGGFERWFGVKPEVTPQLRHNILQAAGLI from the coding sequence ATGACGATAACAGGCCAAGCATTAATCGCAGGAGTGATCGGTCATCCTATCGCTCATTCTTTATCGCCTTGTATCCATAATTATTGGTTAGAACAGTATCACATCAGCGGTGCTTATATTCCAATCGAAGCAAAGCCTGAACATTTAGAACAGGTCGTCAAGGGCTTCGCGCATATGAGTAACATGCGGGGTATGAATGTAACGATTCCGCACAAGGAAAGCGTAATGTTATTTGCGCATGAAATCGATTCTCTGGCTAAGCGCATTGGGGCGGCAAATACCCTGGTATTTGATAACGGAAAAATTAGAGCTACCAATACCGATGCTTATGGGTTTATGGCGCATTTGCAGTCATCGGTTTCTACCCAGCCGTGGGTTGGCAATAAAGCGGTGGTGATTGGAGCCGGTGGTGCCGCGCGTGCGATATGTGTGGCGCTGCAGGATGCGGGAGTTGCAGACATTGTGCTGGTGAATAGAACCCTTGCCAATGCTGAAAAAATCCAGATGGATTTAGGTGAACCCATTACGGTTGCCCCATGGGAACAACGTCACGATCTATTGTCTGGTGCTGGTTTGCTGGTCAATACCTCGTCTCTTGGAATGCAGGGTAAAGACCCGTTGGACATCGACATTGGGGCATTGTCTGCTACGGCCATTGTGTATGATATCGTTTATAAACCGCTTGAAACGAATCTCCTCAAACAGGCGCGTTTGCGCGGTAATCCGGTCGTCGATGGGCTTGGCATGTTGCTCCACCAGGCTGTGGGCGGATTTGAACGCTGGTTTGGGGTGAAGCCGGAGGTAACACCGCAGCTTCGCCATAACATTCTCCAAGCGGCAGGGTTGATATGA
- the glsA gene encoding glutaminase A: MTAKIKNKQAQIEPVEVVQGEELYQAIFNVLDEHGKGTIHKHQLLNALKEQGILESDPRIKETTQALALLSDGEAIDIERLRDIVRPNISLIERTIKRNLIIPDFKAFTNQIKAIFTKVSANKNGVVASYIPQLAKVNPEHFAVAVCTIDGQVFCTEEADIPYCVQSTCKPVNYCIALELNGEDKVHQHIGREPSGQSFNAISLNNKGLPHNPLINAGAILACSLIKNDEPLSDRFDHVMSMWTSLTGGITPGFNNSVYLSEKDTADRNFALAYFMREKKSFPAGVSIQDTLDFYFQCCSIELTARSQAHVAATLAHAGVSPSSGRKILNSNTVKDCLSLMYSCGMYDFSGEYAFTVGLPAKSGVSGALMIVVPGVAGITVWSPRLDEMGNSVRGIEFSKELVKLFNFHNYDGISGHTDKIDPRRTRSEFAIDTTFSLIWAASQGDINEIRRLIAYGIDLNKGDYDGRTALHLAAAEGQLETVAYLLKKDVEINPRDRWDGTPLTDAKRHKHADVATLLEQQGGIE; encoded by the coding sequence ATGACAGCAAAAATTAAAAACAAACAGGCTCAAATCGAACCAGTCGAAGTGGTGCAGGGTGAAGAGCTTTACCAGGCCATTTTTAATGTCTTGGATGAGCACGGAAAAGGTACTATCCATAAGCATCAATTGCTGAATGCCCTTAAAGAGCAGGGAATTCTTGAGTCGGACCCGCGTATTAAAGAAACCACCCAGGCATTAGCTTTGTTGAGTGATGGTGAGGCCATTGATATTGAGCGTCTGCGAGACATTGTGCGGCCGAATATTTCGTTGATTGAACGAACCATCAAACGTAATTTGATTATTCCTGATTTCAAAGCCTTTACCAATCAGATTAAAGCAATTTTCACGAAAGTAAGCGCCAATAAAAACGGTGTTGTGGCTTCCTATATTCCGCAATTGGCGAAAGTGAATCCCGAACATTTTGCTGTTGCTGTATGCACCATTGACGGGCAGGTTTTCTGCACTGAAGAAGCCGATATTCCGTATTGCGTTCAATCCACCTGTAAACCAGTCAATTACTGTATTGCGCTGGAGCTTAACGGCGAAGATAAAGTGCACCAGCATATTGGGCGCGAACCAAGTGGCCAAAGCTTCAATGCTATTTCATTAAATAACAAGGGGTTGCCGCATAATCCGCTGATTAATGCTGGCGCTATCTTGGCGTGTTCGCTTATTAAAAATGATGAGCCCCTTAGCGATCGTTTTGATCATGTGATGTCGATGTGGACTTCGTTAACTGGCGGTATTACCCCAGGTTTTAATAATTCGGTGTATCTCTCTGAGAAAGATACGGCGGATCGAAATTTTGCCCTTGCCTATTTTATGCGTGAGAAAAAATCATTCCCTGCCGGGGTGAGTATCCAGGATACGCTGGATTTTTATTTTCAATGCTGTTCTATCGAACTTACTGCGCGTTCTCAGGCACATGTGGCAGCCACGCTGGCCCATGCTGGTGTGTCGCCATCTTCCGGTCGAAAAATCCTCAACAGCAATACGGTGAAGGATTGTTTATCCCTGATGTATTCCTGCGGTATGTATGATTTTTCTGGGGAATATGCGTTTACCGTAGGTTTGCCGGCTAAATCCGGAGTTTCGGGCGCATTGATGATTGTGGTCCCAGGCGTTGCCGGTATCACAGTATGGTCGCCGCGGTTAGATGAAATGGGTAACTCGGTGCGCGGTATTGAATTCAGCAAAGAACTGGTCAAACTCTTTAACTTTCATAATTATGATGGTATTTCAGGTCATACCGATAAAATAGATCCGCGCCGCACGCGAAGCGAATTTGCCATCGATACTACGTTCTCCCTTATCTGGGCGGCAAGCCAGGGTGATATCAATGAAATCAGGCGATTGATTGCCTATGGCATTGATTTAAATAAAGGCGATTATGATGGCCGTACCGCCCTTCATCTTGCTGCTGCTGAAGGCCAGTTGGAGACGGTGGCGTATTTGCTTAAGAAAGATGTAGAAATTAATCCACGGGATCGTTGGGACGGCACACCCCTAACGGATGCTAAGCGACATAAGCATGCGGACGTGGCGACATTGCTGGAGCAACAGGGCGGTATAGAGTAA